In Populus alba chromosome 1, ASM523922v2, whole genome shotgun sequence, a single window of DNA contains:
- the LOC118040268 gene encoding UDP-glycosyltransferase 87A1: MDHPGNLEPTTIGHVMALSFPGRGHINPMMNLCRSLASKRPDILITFVVTEEWLGLIGSEPKPDNISFGTIPNVLTSERARAGKFPAFLQEVLTKMEAPVERLLGQLKPPVSAIVADTYLMWAFEMANRNNIPVASLWTMSVPVYSVFQHFDLLVQNGHFPVELKERGEELVEYIPGISSTRVVDLPTCVNGHGRDILHRGFEAIASVSKAQFLLFCSVYELESQAIDALKASMSLPIYHIGPTIPYFKLEQEEIVTGPGETTNYFRWLDMQPRGSVLYVSQGSTHSAPSAQLDEIAAGLRDSGVRYLWVARAEASLYKEGCGGMGLVVPWCDQLRVLCHPSLGGFWSHCGWGSTSEAAFAGVPLLTFPLYWDQAPNSKIIVDDWKIGWRVKSGLDVDKLIKRDEIAGLVKRFMDSESDEVKGMRRRAREISEICRRAIRKGGSSDTSIDAFIDDIVQHHKN; this comes from the exons ATGGATCATCCAGGAAACCTTGAGCCAACCACCATTGGCCATGTTATGGCCTTATCATTTCCAGGTCGTGGCCATATAAATCCCATGATGAACCTTTGCAGGTCACTAGCTTCAAAAAGACCTGATATTCTTATAACATTTGTGGTCACTGAAGAGTGGCTGGGCTTGATAGGCTCGGAGCCGAAACCTGACAACATAAGCTTTGGCACCATTCCCAACGTGCTCACTTCTGAGAGAGCTCGAGCTGGGAAATTTCCTGCCTTCTTACAAGAAGTTTTGACCAAGATGGAAGCGCCGGTTGAGAGGCTCCTTGGTCAGCTTAAGCCACCAGTGAGCGCCATCGTAGCGGACACGTATTTGATGTGGGCTTTTGAGATGGCGAATCGCAACAATATTCCGGTGGCCTCGCTGTGGACCATGTCGGTGCCGGTATATTCCGTGTTTCAGCATTTCGATCTCCTTGTCCAAAATGGACATTTCCCAGTTGAGTTGAAAG AAAGAGGAGAGGAACTAGTGGAATATATACCAGGGATTTCTTCAACGCGTGTCGTGGACCTTCCAACGTGTGTGAATGGGCATGGACGAGATATCTTGCATCGAGGATTCGAAGCCATTGCAAGTGTGTCCAAGGCACAGTTTCTTCTATTCTGCTCAGTCTACGAGCTTGAATCTCAGGCGATCGATGCTTTAAAAGCAAGCATGTCATTACCTATCTACCACATTGGTCCTACCATACCTTACTTCAAACTAGAGCAAGAAGAGATTGTTACAGGTCCAGGTGAGACGACTAACTATTTCCGGTGGCTCGACATGCAACCGAGAGGATCTGTCTTGTATGTTTCTCAGGGCAGTACCCATTCAGCTCCGAGTGCCCAATTGGATGAGATTGCTGCTGGCTTGCGCGATAGTGGCGTTAGGTACTTGTGGGTGGCGAGGGCAGAAGCTTCTCTGTACAAAGAGGGTTGTGGTGGCATGGGTTTGGTAGTGCCATGGTGTGACCAATTAAGAGTATTGTGTCATCCTTCTCTCGGGGGGTTCTGGTCACATTGTGGATGGGGTTCTACCTCAGAAGCTGCTTTTGCTGGTGTTCCATTGCTTACCTTCCCTTTATACTGGGATCAAGCCCCGAATAGTAAGATAATTGTTGATGATTGGAAGATTGGTTGGAGAGTGAAGAGTGGATTGGACGTGGACAAGTTGAtaaaaagagatgaaattgcAGGGCTCGTAAAAAGGTTTATGGATTCGGAAAGCGATGAGGTGAAAGGAATGAGGAGAAGAGCGAGAGAAATTAGTGAGATTTGTCGACGAGCCATTCGGAAAGGTGGATCATCTGATACCAGTATCGATGCCTTTATTGATGACATCGTGCAACACCACAAGAATTAA